The following are from one region of the Streptomyces decoyicus genome:
- the mmpB gene encoding morphogenic membrane protein MmpB has protein sequence MLWSDPPDEPPEELRDVQAKLRRMGVVLAVVAVVMMLLLLGR, from the coding sequence ATGCTGTGGTCAGATCCGCCCGATGAACCTCCGGAGGAGCTGCGCGATGTGCAGGCCAAGCTCCGCCGGATGGGCGTCGTGCTGGCCGTGGTCGCGGTGGTGATGATGCTCCTTCTCCTGGGGAGGTAG
- a CDS encoding acyl-CoA carboxylase subunit beta: MSEPEANIHTTAGKLADLQRRVEEATHAGSARAVEKQHAKGKLTARERIDLLLDEGSFVELDEFARHRSTNFGIEKNRPYGDGVVTGYGTVDGRPVCVYSQDFTIFGGSLGEVYGEKIVKVMDFALKNGCPVVGINDGGGARIQEGVAALGLFAEIFRRNVHASGVVPQISLIVGPCAGGAVYSPAITDFTVMVDQTSHMFITGPDVIKTVTGEDVGFEELGGARTHNTTSGVAHHMAGDEKDAIEYVKGLLSYLPSNNLSEPPAFPEEADLETSDTDRELDVLIPDSANQPYDMHVAIEHVLDDHEFLETQPLFAPNILTGFGRVEGHPVGIVANQPMQFAGCLNIDASEKGARFVRTCDAFNIPVITFVDVPGFLPGTDQEYDGIIRRGAKLIYAYAEATVPLITVITRKAFGGAYDVMGSKHLGADLNLAWPTAQIAVMGAQGAVNILHRRTLAAIEDPAAQDERRQELIQEYEDTLLNPYVAAERGYVDAVIMPSETRRHIVRGLRTLRNKREALPPKKHGNIPL; the protein is encoded by the coding sequence ATGTCCGAGCCGGAAGCAAACATCCACACCACCGCGGGCAAATTGGCGGATCTGCAGCGGCGGGTCGAAGAAGCCACGCATGCCGGTTCCGCGCGTGCAGTGGAAAAGCAGCATGCGAAGGGGAAGTTGACGGCGCGTGAGCGCATCGATCTGCTGCTGGACGAGGGCTCGTTCGTCGAGCTGGACGAGTTCGCGCGGCACCGGTCGACCAACTTCGGAATCGAGAAGAACCGCCCCTACGGCGATGGTGTCGTCACGGGCTACGGCACCGTCGACGGGCGGCCGGTCTGTGTCTACTCGCAGGACTTCACGATCTTCGGCGGGTCGCTGGGCGAGGTCTACGGCGAGAAGATCGTCAAGGTGATGGACTTCGCGCTGAAGAACGGGTGCCCGGTCGTCGGGATCAATGACGGCGGTGGGGCCCGGATCCAGGAGGGCGTGGCGGCGCTCGGCCTGTTCGCGGAGATCTTCCGGCGCAATGTGCACGCGTCGGGTGTGGTGCCGCAGATTTCGCTGATCGTCGGGCCCTGTGCGGGTGGCGCGGTGTACTCGCCCGCCATCACCGACTTCACGGTCATGGTCGACCAGACCTCGCACATGTTCATCACCGGTCCTGACGTCATCAAGACGGTCACGGGTGAGGACGTCGGCTTCGAGGAGCTGGGCGGCGCGCGGACGCACAACACCACCTCGGGTGTGGCGCACCACATGGCGGGCGACGAGAAGGACGCCATCGAGTACGTCAAGGGGCTGCTGTCGTACCTGCCGTCCAACAACCTCTCCGAGCCGCCGGCCTTCCCGGAGGAGGCGGACCTGGAGACCTCGGACACCGACCGCGAGCTGGATGTCCTGATCCCGGATTCGGCCAACCAGCCGTACGACATGCATGTCGCGATCGAGCACGTCCTGGACGACCACGAATTCCTGGAGACCCAGCCGCTGTTCGCGCCGAACATCCTGACCGGCTTCGGGCGGGTCGAGGGGCATCCGGTGGGCATCGTCGCCAACCAGCCGATGCAGTTCGCCGGCTGCCTCAACATCGACGCGTCGGAGAAGGGCGCCCGCTTCGTGCGGACCTGCGACGCGTTCAACATCCCGGTGATCACCTTCGTGGACGTGCCGGGCTTCCTGCCGGGGACGGACCAGGAGTACGACGGGATCATCCGGCGCGGCGCCAAGCTGATCTACGCCTACGCCGAGGCGACGGTCCCGCTGATCACGGTCATCACGCGTAAGGCGTTCGGTGGCGCCTATGACGTCATGGGCTCCAAGCACCTGGGCGCGGACCTCAACCTGGCCTGGCCGACCGCGCAGATCGCCGTCATGGGCGCACAGGGCGCGGTCAACATCCTGCACCGCCGCACGCTGGCCGCGATCGAGGACCCGGCCGCTCAGGACGAGCGGCGCCAGGAGCTCATCCAGGAGTACGAGGACACCCTGCTCAACCCGTACGTCGCGGCCGAGCGCGGCTATGTCGACGCGGTGATCATGCCGTCCGAGACGCGCCGGCACATCGTCCGCGGGCTGCGCACGCTGCGCAACAAGCGCGAGGCGCTGCCGCCGAAGAAGCACGGCAACATCCCGCTCTGA
- a CDS encoding GGDEF domain-containing protein, with translation MAAAHTPRESAHAAALGVRQALGGSFAAISKWERELGKLRVLVNVGELADGEEEFPDDESYPVHEFPEIVDFLHEQWAGGGEPSAWVERAEEPPGGPAPTGVEGGGCVNPQRVAALRRRGRGCCVVAPIVLHGRAWGELYVARRTGEQVFGRADADFASVLAAVTAAGIAQTERLAEARRLAFTDSLTGLANRRAVDMRLDEALELHRSDETVVSLVVCDLNGLKRVNDSRGHAVGDRLLERFGSVLSLCGAMLPGMLAARLGGDEFCLLAVGPPADEVVKVAGELCDRAGELDLGEGVAVGVASTGDPIGPVRSARRLFRLADAAQYKAKAARSGEPVVAGRHGGKEDPVVRLADAPDRRTGPERRRFRR, from the coding sequence ATGGCGGCCGCGCACACTCCGCGCGAATCGGCGCACGCCGCGGCGCTGGGCGTGCGCCAGGCCCTGGGCGGCTCCTTCGCGGCGATCTCGAAGTGGGAGCGCGAGCTGGGCAAGCTGCGGGTGCTGGTCAATGTCGGCGAACTCGCCGACGGCGAGGAGGAGTTCCCGGACGACGAGAGCTACCCCGTCCATGAATTCCCGGAGATCGTCGACTTTCTGCACGAGCAGTGGGCGGGCGGCGGTGAGCCCAGCGCCTGGGTGGAGAGGGCCGAGGAGCCGCCCGGCGGCCCGGCTCCCACCGGGGTGGAAGGGGGCGGCTGCGTCAATCCGCAACGGGTGGCCGCGCTGCGCCGCCGCGGCCGGGGCTGCTGTGTGGTCGCGCCGATCGTGCTGCACGGCCGCGCGTGGGGCGAGCTGTATGTCGCGCGGCGTACGGGGGAGCAGGTCTTCGGCCGGGCGGACGCGGACTTCGCGAGCGTGCTCGCCGCCGTGACGGCCGCCGGGATCGCCCAGACCGAGCGGCTGGCGGAGGCCCGCCGGCTGGCCTTCACGGATTCCCTGACCGGTCTCGCCAACCGCCGCGCCGTCGATATGCGGCTGGACGAGGCGCTGGAGCTGCACCGCAGTGACGAGACGGTGGTCAGCCTGGTGGTGTGCGACCTCAACGGGCTCAAGCGGGTGAACGACTCGCGCGGCCATGCGGTCGGGGACCGTCTGCTGGAGCGCTTCGGCTCGGTGCTGTCCCTGTGCGGGGCGATGCTGCCGGGCATGCTGGCCGCCCGGCTCGGCGGCGACGAGTTCTGCCTGCTCGCGGTGGGCCCGCCGGCCGACGAGGTGGTCAAGGTGGCCGGTGAACTGTGTGACCGGGCGGGGGAGTTGGACCTCGGTGAGGGGGTCGCGGTCGGGGTCGCCTCGACCGGTGATCCGATCGGTCCGGTGCGCAGCGCCCGCCGGCTCTTCCGGCTCGCGGACGCCGCGCAGTACAAGGCCAAGGCGGCGCGGTCGGGCGAGCCGGTGGTCGCCGGGCGGCACGGCGGCAAGGAGGACCCGGTCGTCCGGCTCGCGGACGCCCCGGACCGGCGGACGGGGCCGGAGCGCCGCCGCTTCCGGAGGTGA
- a CDS encoding DUF2786 domain-containing protein: protein MLGSVRYAPDGAQAEHAIEAGASMLAAAEAGWEAVSAAVVAAAVAGVRQCWAGGWHPADLERIVRREASHASHASLVALVVDAVAADAARPAAARSARDTRWAEQLRHLGAEVWWASDTGYLDALAKRRRASRFETAYDVLAALRVLARLPRVTPLPAPPQAGRRSGPDGAAASRALGRIRGLLAKAEATDYPEEAEALSAKAQELMTRHSIDQALLDGADGSSGGQAGGPSAVRIGIEGPYEQAKALLLDAVAAANRCQAVWAADVGFSTLVGFAPDLEAAEMLYTSLLLQATAAMSRAGDDHHRALKEQGGTPVARGRSRRTRDFRQTFLVAYADRIRDRLGAATAAATAAATAESAHAAPDLLPVLAARELAVEETTGALFPDTAPVRLRGIRDADGWHQGRAAADRARLGEG, encoded by the coding sequence GTGCTCGGCAGCGTCCGTTACGCGCCGGACGGTGCGCAGGCGGAGCACGCCATCGAAGCGGGCGCCTCGATGCTGGCCGCGGCCGAGGCCGGCTGGGAGGCGGTGAGCGCGGCGGTGGTCGCGGCCGCCGTGGCCGGGGTGCGGCAGTGCTGGGCGGGCGGCTGGCACCCCGCCGACCTGGAGCGGATCGTACGGCGCGAGGCGTCCCACGCCTCCCACGCCTCCCTCGTCGCCCTGGTCGTCGACGCCGTCGCGGCCGACGCGGCCCGTCCGGCGGCAGCACGGTCCGCGCGGGACACCCGCTGGGCCGAGCAGCTGCGGCACCTCGGCGCCGAGGTCTGGTGGGCCTCCGACACCGGCTACCTCGACGCACTGGCCAAACGCCGCCGCGCCTCCCGCTTCGAGACCGCGTACGACGTCCTGGCGGCGCTGCGCGTGCTCGCCCGGCTGCCCCGCGTCACCCCGCTGCCGGCCCCGCCACAGGCAGGCCGCCGGAGCGGTCCGGACGGCGCCGCCGCGTCCCGCGCCCTCGGCCGGATCCGCGGACTGCTCGCCAAGGCCGAGGCGACCGACTACCCCGAGGAGGCGGAGGCGCTGTCCGCCAAGGCACAGGAGCTGATGACGCGGCACAGCATCGACCAGGCCCTCCTCGACGGCGCGGACGGTTCGTCGGGCGGGCAGGCCGGCGGCCCGTCGGCGGTCCGGATCGGCATCGAGGGCCCGTACGAGCAGGCCAAGGCGCTGCTGCTCGACGCGGTCGCGGCCGCCAACCGCTGCCAGGCCGTCTGGGCCGCCGACGTCGGCTTCTCCACCCTGGTCGGCTTCGCACCCGACCTGGAGGCGGCCGAGATGCTCTACACCTCGCTGCTGCTCCAGGCCACCGCCGCGATGAGCCGGGCGGGCGACGACCACCACCGGGCTCTCAAGGAGCAGGGCGGTACCCCCGTCGCGCGCGGCCGCTCCCGCCGCACCCGGGACTTCCGCCAGACCTTCCTCGTCGCCTACGCCGACCGCATCCGCGACCGGCTCGGGGCGGCCACCGCAGCCGCCACGGCCGCCGCCACCGCCGAGTCCGCCCACGCGGCCCCCGACCTCCTCCCGGTCCTCGCCGCCCGCGAACTCGCCGTCGAGGAGACCACCGGCGCCCTCTTTCCCGACACCGCCCCGGTCCGCCTCCGCGGCATACGCGACGCGGACGGCTGGCACCAGGGCAGAGCGGCGGCGGACCGGGCGCGGCTGGGCGAAGGGTGA
- a CDS encoding adenylate/guanylate cyclase domain-containing protein: MTADDSGATPRDMDTEDDAVRDVPVDDPSGAENGSAPHNAAANSNAATHGGADDGGNPGAEHGAGNPGADHGDENNIAVRLEQLILGADRRYTPFQAARGAGVSMDLAARFWRAMGFADIGQVKALTEADVLALRRLSGLVEAGLLSEAMAIQVARSTGQTTARLADWQIDSFLEGLTEPQDSGLTRTEITYPLVELLLPELEEFLVYVWRRQLAAATGRVVRAQDDAEMVDRRLAVGFADLVGFTRLTRRLEEEELGELVEAFETTCSDLVAAHGGRLIKTLGDEVLFSADDAGIAAEIGLRLIETMTNDETMPELRVGIAFGTVTTRMGDVFGTTVNLASRLTSIAPKDTVLVDEAFAEELGRIGDAPVSEADAAAAEKAAAEGTGAPPPSYRFALQPMWQRPVRGLGVVEPWLLSRRNGQGTND, translated from the coding sequence GTGACCGCCGACGACTCGGGCGCCACCCCGCGCGACATGGACACCGAGGACGACGCCGTGCGCGACGTCCCCGTCGACGACCCCTCCGGGGCCGAGAACGGGAGCGCCCCCCACAACGCTGCCGCGAACAGCAACGCCGCCACCCACGGCGGCGCCGACGACGGCGGCAACCCCGGAGCCGAGCACGGCGCCGGTAACCCCGGAGCCGACCACGGCGACGAGAACAACATCGCCGTCCGCCTCGAACAGCTCATCCTCGGTGCCGACCGCCGCTACACACCGTTCCAGGCGGCCCGCGGCGCCGGTGTCTCCATGGATCTCGCGGCCCGCTTCTGGCGGGCCATGGGCTTCGCCGACATCGGCCAGGTCAAGGCCCTCACCGAAGCCGATGTGCTGGCCCTGCGCCGGCTGTCCGGTCTCGTCGAGGCCGGGCTGCTGAGCGAGGCCATGGCCATCCAGGTCGCCCGTTCCACGGGCCAGACCACCGCCCGTCTCGCCGACTGGCAGATCGACTCCTTCCTGGAGGGCCTCACCGAGCCCCAGGACTCCGGGCTGACCCGTACGGAGATCACCTACCCGCTGGTCGAGCTGCTGCTCCCCGAGCTGGAGGAGTTCCTGGTCTACGTCTGGCGGCGGCAGCTCGCCGCCGCCACCGGCCGCGTCGTCCGGGCCCAGGACGACGCCGAGATGGTCGACCGCCGGCTCGCCGTCGGCTTCGCCGACCTGGTCGGGTTCACCCGTCTGACCCGCCGCCTGGAGGAGGAGGAACTGGGCGAGCTGGTGGAGGCCTTCGAGACCACCTGCTCCGACCTGGTGGCCGCGCACGGCGGCCGGCTCATCAAGACCCTCGGCGACGAGGTCCTCTTCTCCGCCGACGACGCCGGTATCGCCGCCGAGATCGGGCTGCGGCTGATCGAGACGATGACCAACGACGAGACGATGCCGGAGCTTCGGGTCGGCATCGCCTTCGGCACGGTCACGACCCGGATGGGCGATGTCTTCGGCACGACCGTCAATCTCGCCAGCCGCCTCACCTCGATAGCGCCGAAGGACACCGTGCTGGTGGACGAGGCGTTCGCGGAGGAACTGGGCCGGATCGGGGACGCGCCGGTCTCCGAGGCCGACGCCGCGGCCGCGGAGAAGGCGGCCGCGGAGGGCACCGGCGCCCCGCCGCCGTCGTACCGCTTCGCGCTCCAGCCGATGTGGCAGCGGCCGGTGCGAGGCCTGGGCGTGGTCGAGCCATGGCTGCTGAGCCGCCGTAACGGCCAGGGCACGAACGACTGA
- the hutH gene encoding histidine ammonia-lyase, with protein MDMHTVVLGTSGTTAQDVIAVARGAARIELSEEALAAVATSRAFIDELAAKPDPVYGVSTGFGALAVRHISPELRVQLQRNIVRSHAAGMGPRVEREVVRALMFLRLKTLASGHTGVRPLVVETMAAILNAGITPVVHEYGSLGCSGDLAPLSHCALTLMGEGEAEGPDGVVRPAGELLAAHGIEPVELREKEGLALLNGTDGMLGMLVMACADLARLFTSADITAALSLEALLGTDKVLAPELHAIRPHPGQAASAANMSKVLAGSGFTGHHQDDAPRVQDAYSIRCAPQVAGAGRDTLAHARLVADRELAAAVDNPVVLPDGRVESNGNFHGAPVAYVLDFLAIAAADLGSIAERRTDRLLDKNRSHGLPAFLAGDPGVDSGLMIAQYTQAALVSELKRLAAPASVDSIPSSAMQEDHVSMGWSAARKLRTAVDNLTRIIAVELYAATRAIEMREGLTPAPATRAVLDAVRGAGIQGPGEDRFLAPDLADAYAFVRAGKLVAAVESVTGELA; from the coding sequence ATGGATATGCACACTGTGGTGCTGGGGACGTCCGGCACGACCGCACAGGACGTCATCGCGGTGGCCCGCGGCGCGGCCCGGATCGAGCTGTCCGAGGAGGCCCTCGCGGCCGTCGCCACCTCCCGCGCCTTCATCGACGAACTCGCCGCCAAGCCCGACCCCGTATACGGCGTCTCCACCGGCTTCGGGGCCCTCGCCGTACGGCACATCAGCCCCGAGCTGCGCGTGCAGCTCCAGCGCAACATCGTGCGCTCGCACGCGGCCGGTATGGGCCCACGGGTCGAGCGCGAGGTCGTGCGCGCGCTGATGTTCCTGCGGCTGAAGACGCTCGCCTCCGGGCACACCGGCGTCCGCCCGCTCGTCGTCGAGACGATGGCCGCCATACTCAACGCCGGCATCACGCCCGTCGTGCACGAATACGGGTCGCTCGGCTGCTCGGGTGACCTGGCGCCGCTCTCGCACTGTGCGCTGACGCTGATGGGCGAGGGCGAGGCGGAAGGCCCCGACGGCGTCGTACGGCCGGCCGGTGAGCTGCTGGCCGCACACGGCATCGAGCCCGTCGAACTGCGCGAGAAGGAGGGCCTGGCCCTCCTCAACGGCACCGACGGCATGCTCGGCATGCTCGTGATGGCCTGCGCGGACCTCGCCCGGCTGTTCACCTCGGCGGACATCACCGCGGCCCTCTCCCTGGAGGCACTGCTCGGCACGGACAAGGTCCTCGCGCCCGAGCTGCACGCCATCCGCCCGCACCCCGGGCAGGCCGCCTCGGCGGCCAACATGTCCAAGGTGCTGGCCGGTTCCGGCTTCACCGGTCACCACCAGGACGACGCCCCGCGCGTCCAGGACGCCTACTCCATCCGCTGTGCCCCGCAGGTCGCCGGCGCAGGACGGGACACCCTCGCCCACGCCCGGCTCGTCGCCGACCGTGAACTGGCCGCCGCGGTCGACAACCCGGTCGTGCTGCCGGACGGCCGGGTCGAGTCGAACGGCAACTTCCACGGCGCGCCGGTCGCCTACGTCCTGGACTTCCTGGCCATCGCCGCGGCCGACCTCGGCTCGATCGCGGAGCGCCGTACGGACCGGCTGCTGGACAAGAACCGTTCGCACGGGCTGCCCGCCTTCCTGGCCGGCGACCCGGGCGTCGACTCCGGCCTGATGATCGCCCAGTACACCCAGGCCGCGCTGGTCAGCGAGCTGAAGCGGCTGGCCGCGCCCGCCTCGGTGGACTCCATCCCGTCCTCCGCGATGCAGGAGGACCACGTCTCGATGGGCTGGTCGGCGGCGCGCAAGCTGCGCACCGCGGTCGACAACCTGACCCGGATCATCGCCGTCGAGCTCTACGCGGCGACCCGTGCCATCGAGATGCGCGAGGGGCTGACGCCGGCCCCCGCCACCCGCGCCGTACTGGACGCGGTGCGCGGTGCGGGCATCCAGGGGCCGGGCGAGGACCGCTTCCTGGCCCCGGACCTGGCGGACGCGTATGCGTTCGTGCGGGCCGGGAAGCTGGTGGCGGCCGTGGAGTCGGTCACCGGCGAGCTGGCCTGA
- a CDS encoding L,D-transpeptidase has protein sequence MTDSQRRKGLIASATLLGGVLTLAACGGSTAADQGDGGTDGTRHENTKQVDEAAAKDASQAKIKILPEDGATGAGVNSDARVTVSAGKLTDVTMTSAESKQTVDGTFSADGTSWKPNNPLERSAKYKVTAHAKDSKGRTAVENSSFSTVAPENSFIGNFTPEDGSTVGVGMPVSINFDKPVKNKPAVESAIKVASSSNQKVVGHWFNDKRLDFRPSEHWKAHSKVTVKLGLDGVEASPGVKGIQNKTISFNVGHSQVSTVDTTAHRMYVVRDGELIKTIPISAGSDDHATYNGEMVISERFKQTRMDGSTVGFKKKDGKGEYDIPDVPHAQRLSDSGTFIHGNYWGKGVFGKANTSHGCIGLEDVKGAKDPKSDGAWFFDHSQLGDVVDVANSPDQSVKPDNGLNGWNMDWSQWVAGSAVQTQ, from the coding sequence ATGACGGACAGCCAGCGCCGGAAGGGGCTCATAGCCAGCGCCACGCTGCTCGGGGGCGTACTCACGCTCGCGGCGTGTGGCGGCAGCACGGCGGCCGACCAAGGCGACGGCGGTACGGACGGCACCCGGCACGAGAACACCAAACAGGTGGACGAGGCGGCCGCGAAGGACGCCTCCCAAGCCAAGATCAAGATCTTGCCGGAGGACGGTGCGACCGGCGCGGGTGTGAACAGCGACGCCCGGGTCACGGTCAGTGCCGGAAAGCTCACCGACGTCACCATGACCTCGGCCGAGTCCAAGCAGACGGTCGACGGAACCTTCTCAGCCGACGGCACCTCCTGGAAGCCGAACAATCCGCTGGAGCGCTCGGCGAAGTACAAGGTCACCGCGCATGCGAAGGACTCCAAGGGACGCACGGCGGTCGAGAACTCCAGCTTCTCCACCGTCGCCCCGGAGAACAGCTTCATCGGGAACTTCACCCCGGAGGACGGCTCGACCGTCGGCGTCGGCATGCCGGTGTCGATCAACTTCGACAAGCCGGTCAAGAACAAGCCGGCCGTCGAGTCCGCGATCAAGGTCGCTTCGAGCAGCAACCAGAAGGTCGTCGGCCACTGGTTCAATGACAAGCGGCTTGACTTCCGCCCTTCGGAGCACTGGAAGGCGCACTCCAAGGTCACCGTGAAGCTCGGCCTCGACGGCGTCGAGGCGTCGCCGGGCGTCAAGGGCATCCAGAACAAGACCATCAGCTTCAACGTCGGCCACTCGCAGGTCAGCACCGTCGACACCACGGCACACCGGATGTACGTGGTGCGGGACGGCGAGCTGATCAAGACCATCCCGATTTCGGCCGGCAGCGACGACCATGCGACTTACAACGGCGAGATGGTCATCTCCGAGCGCTTCAAGCAGACCCGGATGGACGGCTCGACCGTCGGCTTCAAGAAGAAGGACGGCAAGGGCGAGTACGACATCCCCGATGTGCCGCACGCCCAGCGCCTGTCGGACTCCGGCACCTTCATCCACGGCAACTACTGGGGCAAGGGCGTCTTCGGCAAGGCCAACACCAGCCACGGCTGCATCGGCCTGGAGGACGTCAAGGGCGCCAAGGATCCGAAGTCGGACGGCGCCTGGTTCTTCGACCACTCGCAGCTCGGCGATGTGGTGGACGTCGCCAACTCCCCTGACCAGAGCGTCAAGCCGGACAACGGCCTGAACGGCTGGAACATGGACTGGTCGCAGTGGGTGGCCGGCAGCGCGGTGCAGACGCAGTGA
- a CDS encoding acyl-CoA carboxylase epsilon subunit, with protein MIKVVRGNPTPEELAAALAVVQVRAAAAASAEPQGTDRGTEWSDPAATVPARSRMPHPGPRAWRTSYWPH; from the coding sequence ATGATCAAGGTCGTACGGGGCAACCCCACACCCGAGGAGCTGGCCGCCGCCCTGGCGGTGGTGCAGGTCCGCGCGGCGGCTGCCGCTTCCGCCGAGCCCCAGGGCACCGATCGCGGTACCGAGTGGTCGGACCCCGCGGCCACGGTTCCTGCACGGTCGCGGATGCCGCACCCGGGCCCGCGGGCCTGGCGGACGAGTTACTGGCCGCATTGA
- a CDS encoding biotin--[acetyl-CoA-carboxylase] ligase, whose amino-acid sequence MTPQPPENRDKDAGRWSDLGRPPLNATALRRALVRPGSLWTALDVVSATGSTNSDLAARAAEGETEGAILVAEQQSAGRGRLDRTWSAPPRSGLFFSVYLTPRVPVEHWGWLPLLTGVAAASALTQAAGVDTALKWPNDLLVTSPDADALRPGGTLTERKVGGILAERAGPGVVVGIGLNVSLTADELPVSTAGSLTLAGATSTDRDPLLRAVLRSLEHWYGEWQSADGDPVTSRLQEAYATGCATLGRSVRAELPGDTEITGEAVAIDSDGRLVLATADGVQRPVGAGDIVHLRPAAEA is encoded by the coding sequence ATGACGCCTCAACCACCGGAAAACCGGGACAAAGATGCCGGTCGCTGGAGCGATCTGGGCCGCCCTCCGCTGAACGCCACGGCACTGCGCCGCGCCCTGGTGCGCCCCGGCTCGCTCTGGACCGCCCTGGACGTCGTCTCCGCCACCGGCTCCACCAACTCCGACCTGGCGGCCCGTGCGGCCGAGGGGGAGACCGAGGGCGCCATCCTGGTGGCCGAGCAACAGTCCGCCGGCCGCGGCCGCCTGGACCGCACCTGGTCGGCGCCCCCGCGCTCCGGCCTCTTCTTCTCCGTCTACCTCACCCCCCGCGTCCCCGTGGAGCACTGGGGCTGGCTCCCGCTGCTCACCGGAGTCGCCGCGGCCAGTGCCCTGACCCAGGCCGCCGGCGTCGACACGGCCCTCAAGTGGCCCAACGACCTGCTGGTAACTTCCCCGGACGCCGACGCGCTCCGTCCAGGGGGGACCCTCACGGAACGCAAGGTGGGCGGCATCCTCGCCGAACGCGCCGGTCCGGGCGTCGTCGTCGGGATCGGCCTCAACGTCTCCCTCACCGCCGACGAACTCCCCGTGTCCACTGCGGGATCCCTGACCCTGGCAGGCGCCACCAGCACCGACCGCGACCCGCTGCTGCGCGCCGTACTCCGCTCGCTGGAGCACTGGTACGGCGAGTGGCAGTCCGCCGACGGCGACCCCGTCACCAGCCGCCTCCAGGAGGCCTACGCCACGGGCTGCGCCACCCTGGGCCGCTCGGTGCGCGCCGAACTCCCCGGCGACACCGAAATCACCGGCGAGGCGGTGGCCATCGACAGCGACGGCCGCCTGGTCCTGGCGACCGCGGACGGCGTGCAGCGGCCCGTGGGCGCGGGAGACATCGTCCACCTGCGCCCGGCGGCGGAGGCCTAG
- a CDS encoding enoyl-CoA hydratase/isomerase family protein, whose product MERQGQRQQFGADGWIAVERHGFVAELVMDRPKAMNAVSTAMADSLAQACAELAADRSVRAVVLSSTHERAFCVGADLKERNSFTDADLMRQRPHTRAAYTGVLDLPVPTIAAVHGFALGGGFELALACDLIVADGTAEVGLPEVSVGVIPGGGGTQLLPRRVGAARAAELVFTARRVRAAEAAELGLVDRLVANGQDRAEALELAAGIARNSPVGLRAAKRAMRLGHGLDLRAGLELEDGAWRSVAFSGDRAEGVAAFNEKRDPDWPGE is encoded by the coding sequence ATGGAACGGCAGGGGCAACGGCAACAATTCGGCGCGGACGGCTGGATCGCCGTCGAGCGGCACGGCTTCGTGGCGGAGCTGGTCATGGACCGTCCGAAGGCCATGAACGCCGTCTCGACGGCCATGGCCGACAGCCTGGCGCAGGCCTGCGCCGAGCTGGCCGCGGACCGCTCCGTACGGGCGGTGGTCCTCAGCTCCACCCATGAGCGGGCGTTCTGCGTGGGCGCCGACCTCAAGGAGCGCAACTCCTTCACGGACGCGGACCTGATGCGCCAGCGCCCGCACACCCGCGCCGCGTACACCGGCGTACTGGACCTGCCGGTGCCCACCATCGCCGCGGTGCACGGCTTTGCGCTCGGCGGCGGCTTCGAACTGGCGCTGGCCTGCGATCTGATCGTCGCCGACGGTACGGCCGAGGTCGGCCTGCCGGAGGTGTCGGTGGGCGTCATCCCCGGCGGCGGGGGGACCCAGCTGCTGCCGCGCCGGGTGGGCGCGGCGCGGGCCGCCGAGCTGGTCTTCACCGCCCGGCGGGTACGGGCGGCCGAGGCCGCGGAGCTGGGGCTGGTCGACCGGCTGGTGGCGAACGGGCAGGACCGGGCCGAGGCGCTGGAGCTGGCGGCCGGCATCGCCCGTAACTCGCCCGTCGGACTGCGTGCCGCCAAGCGCGCCATGCGGCTCGGGCACGGGCTGGACCTGCGGGCGGGGCTGGAGCTGGAGGACGGCGCCTGGCGCAGTGTGGCCTTCTCCGGGGACCGGGCGGAGGGCGTGGCGGCCTTCAACGAGAAGCGGGATCCGGACTGGCCCGGAGAGTGA